A portion of the Pseudomonadales bacterium genome contains these proteins:
- the lnt gene encoding apolipoprotein N-acyltransferase has product MGALARPGLAGHFVALGAGALLPLALAPFDCWPLALLVPLALLALLADLAPAAAARRAWFFGTGMFGAGASWVYVSIHDYGAAPVPLAAGLTAAFCMGLALFPALTFWVWARWLRDRAGGIVPGFALAWTLGEWWRGWFLTGFPWLYLGYGQVDGPLAGWLPVAGAIGTGFITAFSAAALYLTLRRNRRGLVALALAAALWLGAPLLERIEWTRADGDALGVALVQGNVAQNLKWVPGQLDEILDLYSGLSEALWGTALVVWPESAVPAYLDLVVDRLAPIAARAHAAGSALLLGVPTRDTNHERRRGFDAYNSVAVLGEGSGLYHKRRMVPFGEYVPLERGLRGLIAFFDLPMSNFSAGPRTQAPLRAHGVAIAPSVCYEIAYADQVAAGAREAALLLTVSNDTWFGASIGPLQHLQIARVRAIETGRPLIRATNDGVSALIDARGRITVRGAQFTREVVRGSVQPTRGLTPFARYGSLPLVVLLLGLLCITLLRRR; this is encoded by the coding sequence CTGGGCGCACTCGCACGGCCGGGGCTGGCCGGGCATTTCGTCGCGCTTGGTGCCGGCGCACTGCTGCCGCTGGCGCTGGCGCCGTTCGACTGCTGGCCGCTCGCGCTGCTGGTACCGCTCGCGCTGCTCGCGCTGCTTGCCGACCTCGCCCCCGCCGCTGCGGCGCGCCGCGCCTGGTTCTTCGGAACCGGCATGTTTGGCGCCGGCGCGTCGTGGGTCTACGTCAGCATCCATGACTACGGTGCGGCACCGGTGCCGCTCGCGGCGGGGTTGACCGCCGCGTTCTGCATGGGCCTTGCCCTGTTTCCCGCGCTCACGTTCTGGGTCTGGGCACGCTGGCTACGCGATCGTGCCGGCGGCATCGTGCCGGGTTTCGCGCTCGCATGGACCCTTGGCGAGTGGTGGCGTGGCTGGTTCCTGACCGGCTTTCCGTGGCTCTACCTCGGCTACGGCCAGGTCGACGGCCCACTTGCCGGCTGGTTGCCCGTGGCAGGTGCCATCGGCACCGGATTCATCACGGCATTCAGCGCCGCAGCGCTCTATCTCACGCTGCGCCGCAACCGGCGCGGACTGGTGGCGCTCGCGCTGGCGGCTGCGCTGTGGCTGGGTGCACCGCTGCTCGAGCGGATCGAGTGGACCAGGGCCGACGGTGACGCGCTCGGCGTTGCGCTGGTGCAGGGCAATGTGGCCCAGAACCTGAAGTGGGTGCCGGGGCAACTCGATGAAATCCTTGACCTCTACAGCGGACTCAGCGAGGCGCTGTGGGGTACGGCGCTGGTGGTGTGGCCGGAGTCGGCAGTACCTGCGTACCTCGATCTCGTCGTCGACCGGTTGGCACCGATCGCCGCACGCGCACATGCGGCAGGCAGCGCACTGCTGCTCGGTGTGCCGACCCGCGACACGAACCATGAACGCCGGCGCGGCTTCGACGCCTACAACAGCGTCGCGGTGCTCGGTGAGGGCAGCGGTCTGTATCACAAGCGCCGGATGGTTCCGTTCGGCGAGTACGTGCCGCTCGAGCGCGGGCTGCGCGGGCTGATCGCGTTTTTCGACCTGCCGATGTCGAACTTCTCCGCCGGGCCGCGCACGCAGGCGCCACTGCGCGCGCACGGCGTGGCAATCGCGCCGTCCGTGTGCTACGAAATCGCCTACGCGGACCAGGTCGCTGCCGGTGCACGCGAGGCAGCGCTGCTGCTCACGGTCAGCAACGACACCTGGTTCGGCGCGTCGATCGGGCCGCTGCAGCACCTGCAGATCGCGCGCGTGCGTGCGATCGAGACCGGGCGGCCACTGATCCGTGCCACCAACGACGGCGTTTCGGCACTGATCGACGCGCGCGGGAGAATCACCGTCCGTGGCGCGCAGTTCACGCGTGAAGTCGTGCGTGGCAGCGTGCAACCCACGCGCGGCCTGACGCCGTTTGCCCGCTACGGTTCGCTGCCGCTGGTGGTGCTGCTGCTGGGATTGCTCTGCATCACGCTGCTGCGCCGGCGCTGA
- a CDS encoding CBS domain-containing protein, with amino-acid sequence MSDEYDDEDQDERSWLAKLTQAFSSDPRTRKDLIDILEVAAENDVIDSETHDIMQGALEVAHMQVRDVMVPRPQMVCLHADDAPDEIVRRVIDSGHSRYPVIGESSDDVLGIVMAKDMLTQLFSHGPGSIDIAQLLRPPTFIPESKRLNVLLREFRQQRNHIAVVIDEYGGVAGLVTIEDVLEQIVGDIEDEHDRQQDSFIKKLSENDYLIKALTPIEDFNEYFNANLSEEEFDTIGGIVMRTFGHLPRRNEIAEVGGFQFKVLNADSRQIHLLRLNLQPGNAGR; translated from the coding sequence ATGTCCGATGAGTACGACGACGAAGACCAGGACGAGCGCTCCTGGCTCGCGAAACTGACGCAGGCATTCTCTTCCGATCCGCGCACGCGCAAGGATCTGATCGACATCCTCGAAGTTGCCGCAGAAAACGATGTGATCGACTCCGAGACCCACGACATCATGCAGGGCGCGCTCGAGGTCGCGCACATGCAGGTACGCGACGTGATGGTGCCGCGCCCGCAGATGGTGTGCCTGCACGCAGACGATGCTCCGGACGAGATCGTGCGTCGCGTGATCGATTCGGGGCACTCGCGCTACCCGGTGATCGGCGAGAGCAGCGACGACGTGCTCGGCATCGTGATGGCCAAGGACATGCTGACGCAACTGTTCTCGCACGGCCCGGGCAGCATCGACATCGCGCAATTGCTGCGCCCGCCGACGTTCATCCCGGAAAGCAAGCGCCTGAACGTGCTGCTGCGCGAATTCCGCCAGCAGCGCAACCACATCGCGGTGGTGATCGACGAGTACGGTGGCGTGGCCGGACTGGTGACCATCGAAGACGTGCTGGAGCAGATCGTCGGTGACATCGAGGACGAGCACGACCGCCAGCAGGACAGCTTCATCAAGAAGCTGTCCGAGAACGACTACCTGATCAAGGCGCTGACGCCGATCGAGGATTTCAACGAGTATTTCAACGCAAACCTCAGCGAAGAGGAGTTCGACACCATCGGCGGCATCGTGATGCGCACCTTCGGGCACCTGCCGCGACGCAACGAGATCGCCGAAGTCGGCGGTTTCCAGTTCAAGGTGCTGAACGCCGACAGCCGCCAGATCCACCTGCTGCGTCTGAATCTGCAACCGGGCAACGCCGGCCGATGA
- the ybeY gene encoding rRNA maturation RNase YbeY has translation MSVDCASSAAAIPAARSIRAWARAALDADHADAEICVRIVDEAEMRDLNARYRGRDYATNVLSFPAELPPAVDLPLLGDIVVCAPVVAREAAEQHKPARAHWAHMLVHAMLHLLGHDHERTREAARMEALETRILATLKFPDPYRT, from the coding sequence ATCAGCGTGGATTGTGCATCGAGCGCGGCTGCGATTCCGGCTGCACGCAGCATCCGGGCGTGGGCGCGCGCTGCGCTCGATGCCGACCACGCCGACGCCGAGATCTGTGTGCGCATCGTCGACGAGGCCGAGATGCGCGATCTGAACGCGCGCTACCGGGGCCGCGACTACGCAACCAACGTGCTGAGTTTTCCAGCCGAATTGCCGCCTGCGGTCGATCTGCCGCTGCTCGGTGACATCGTGGTGTGCGCGCCGGTGGTGGCGCGCGAGGCCGCAGAACAGCACAAGCCGGCGCGCGCACACTGGGCGCACATGCTGGTGCACGCGATGCTGCACCTGCTGGGTCACGACCACGAGCGCACACGCGAGGCCGCACGCATGGAGGCGCTGGAGACGCGCATCCTCGCCACCCTGAAATTTCCCGATCCCTACCGAACGTGA